CCCCGCCCGTTACCGAAGACTCCACCCGCGGCTTGGTGGACTTTGTCCGCAGTTCCCGGATTGAGGAAGCCGTGATCCTGACGTCCTTCCACCAATCCCCGCTGCCCTTGGCAATGCTGTTGCGCCTGGCCGGGGTAAAGAGGATTACAGGCGCCTCCACCGACTACGCGGGTTCGTTGCTGGATGTCCGGCTCAGGCCGGGCGAGGATTTCCCCGAGGACCAGCCGGAAGCAGTGCGTGCCCTTGGTATCGCCCATGCGGGGGGCTTTGTCCTTCCGCAGGGCGACGACGGCAAACTGCGCGTGAACACCGCTGCAGATGACGAATTCGCCACCAAGCTCGCTGACGAGGGCCCCTACATTGTGGTGCATCCAGGCGCCGCAGCCCCCGCCCGGGAATGGCCCGCACTGCACCACGCCGCCACCGTGGAGCTCCTGGAGGCCTATGGACACCGCGTCGTAGTGACCGGAGGGCCTTCCGAGGCTTCGCTCACCGCAACGGTTGCCGGTCCTTCCGCGCAGAACCTCAGCGGCAAGACCAACCTCCGTACGCTGGCAGCGGTTCTTGAGCGGGCCGCCGTCGTCATCACTGCCAATACGGGACCCGCGCACCTGGCCGCAGCCGTGGGCGTGCCGGTGGTTTGCCTGTTCGCCCCCGTGGTCCCTGCCATCCGTTGGGCACCGTACGGGGTGCCGCTGGAACTTCTGGGCGACCAGGAAGCGGCGTGCAAGAACACCCGTGCCCGGAACTGTCCCGTCCCCGGCCATCCCTGCCTGAGTTCCGTCACGCCCGAACAGGTCCTCGAAGCCGTAGAACGCCTGCTGGGTGGCGTGGCTTCACTGGCTACCCGACGAAAGGTGTGGAAACCATGAGAATCCTGGTGTGGCACGTCCACGGAGGATGGATGGAGGCATTCGTCCGCGGACGCCATGAATACCTGCTTCCGGTAGAACCCGACGGCGGTCCCTGGGGCTTGGGGCGCGGTGGCCGCAACTGGCCGGACAACGCCGTGGAAGTGGACCTGGCCACACTGGACCCGGACAGCGTGGACGCAGTAGTCCTGCAACGGCCGGAGGAGATCGCCGCAGTGGCCCGTTCCTTGGGACGTAAGCCCGGCGTGGATCTGCCTGCCGTCTACCTCGAGCACAATACGCCCAAGGGAGACGTGCCGTTCACTGTGCACCCGATGGCTGACCAGCGCACTATCCCCGTAGTGCACGTGACCCACTTCAACCAGCTCTTCTGGGACACCGGTTCGGCCGCCACGGTAGTGATCGAACACGGCATCCCGGATCCCGGCCGCCTCTATACCGGTGAGCAGGAAGAAATGGGCATCGTGGTCAACGAGCCGGTGCGGCGCGGGCGTGTCACCGGCACCGACCTCCTGCCGGGCTTCGCCGGAGTGGGTCCGCTGCGGGTCTTCGGGATGGGAACGGAGCATTTGCCTGGAGCGCTGAACCTGAAGGGGCTGGGTCTTGGCGAGGAACGGCTGAGGATTGCCGGGGACGTTCCGGCGTCGCAGCTCCACGCCGAGCTGGCCCGTTGCCGGCTCTACCTGCATCCGCTCCGTTGGACGTCACTGGGCCTTGCGCTGCTGGAAGCGATGCACCTGGGCATGCCCGTGCTGGCGCTCGGGACCACGGAAGCCTACCGCGCCGTTCCCCGCGGCGCAGGGCTCGTCTCTACCGACGTCGATGAACTCCAGAGATTCGCCCGCCGACTGCTCAATGACCCGGACGACGCTTACGCCATGGGCCTCCGGGCCCGCGAAGCTGCCTTGGAACGCTACGGGCTGGACGCATTCCTCCGGGCCTGGGATGAGCTCCTCGGGGACTTGAGAACACGGGGGAGCGCCGCACCAACAGCAACAGCGGCCGGTGAAGGGCCCCGATCGGCACCGCCAAGCCATGATGCAGAGAGGACACACCCATGAAGATCTCCATGGTTTCCGAACACGCCAGTCCGCTGGCGGCTTTGGGAGGAGTGGACGCCGGGGGACAGAACGTCCACGTCGCCGCACTTTCCTCAAGCTTGGCCAAGCGTGGCCACCAAGTCACTGTGTACACACGCCGTGACGATCCGGAGCTGCCTGCAAAGGTGCAGGTGGCACCGGGACTCACCGTGGTCCACGTGGACGCCGGTCCCGCCCGGCACATCCCCAAGGACGAACTCCTGCCGTTCATGGGTGCCTTGGCGGACGGTATCTGCGAGGACTGGGCCGGCGATCTTCCGGACGTCGTTCACGCGCACTTCTGGATGTCCGGCTTGGCCGCGATCCAGGCGTCCCGGCGGGCCGGCGCGGCCGATCCCGTCCCCGTGGTGCAGACCTTCCATGCCCTGGGCTCCGTCAAGCGGCGCCATCAGGGCAGCGCGGACACCAGCCCTGCCGCACGCGCCTGGCTGGAACCCTGGGTTGGCCGGACGGCCGACTGGGTCATCGCCACGTGCCCGGACGAGGTCTTTGAACTGAAGGCCCTCGGCATCAGCAAATCCAAGGTCTCAATCGCTCCTTGCGGCGTGGACCTCACACTCTTTGACGGCACGGCCCAACCCGAACCGAAGCCGCGCACCCACCGCATCCTCAGCGTCGGGCGGCTGGTTCCCCGGAAGGGAGTCGACCTCATCA
The Paenarthrobacter ureafaciens genome window above contains:
- a CDS encoding glycosyltransferase family 9 protein; amino-acid sequence: MSRVLVARLDGMGDVLVSGPAIRAVANGSRPDGSRPNDVVLLCGPEGTGAAEMLPGVTEVHTWQCPWIVNPAPPVTEDSTRGLVDFVRSSRIEEAVILTSFHQSPLPLAMLLRLAGVKRITGASTDYAGSLLDVRLRPGEDFPEDQPEAVRALGIAHAGGFVLPQGDDGKLRVNTAADDEFATKLADEGPYIVVHPGAAAPAREWPALHHAATVELLEAYGHRVVVTGGPSEASLTATVAGPSAQNLSGKTNLRTLAAVLERAAVVITANTGPAHLAAAVGVPVVCLFAPVVPAIRWAPYGVPLELLGDQEAACKNTRARNCPVPGHPCLSSVTPEQVLEAVERLLGGVASLATRRKVWKP
- a CDS encoding glycosyltransferase; amino-acid sequence: MRILVWHVHGGWMEAFVRGRHEYLLPVEPDGGPWGLGRGGRNWPDNAVEVDLATLDPDSVDAVVLQRPEEIAAVARSLGRKPGVDLPAVYLEHNTPKGDVPFTVHPMADQRTIPVVHVTHFNQLFWDTGSAATVVIEHGIPDPGRLYTGEQEEMGIVVNEPVRRGRVTGTDLLPGFAGVGPLRVFGMGTEHLPGALNLKGLGLGEERLRIAGDVPASQLHAELARCRLYLHPLRWTSLGLALLEAMHLGMPVLALGTTEAYRAVPRGAGLVSTDVDELQRFARRLLNDPDDAYAMGLRAREAALERYGLDAFLRAWDELLGDLRTRGSAAPTATAAGEGPRSAPPSHDAERTHP
- a CDS encoding glycosyltransferase, encoding MKISMVSEHASPLAALGGVDAGGQNVHVAALSSSLAKRGHQVTVYTRRDDPELPAKVQVAPGLTVVHVDAGPARHIPKDELLPFMGALADGICEDWAGDLPDVVHAHFWMSGLAAIQASRRAGAADPVPVVQTFHALGSVKRRHQGSADTSPAARAWLEPWVGRTADWVIATCPDEVFELKALGISKSKVSIAPCGVDLTLFDGTAQPEPKPRTHRILSVGRLVPRKGVDLIIQALPHLEQAGFDDVELLVVGGSGDALTLEEDPEAQRLRALTKELGVEDKVTMRGQVPRDAMPGILRSADAVICTPWYEPFGIVPLEAMASGVPVVAAAVGGLRETVVDHKTGLQVPPRDPEAIADAVGQLLGDPALRADMGKAGLRRARSRYSWDRIAADTEKAYRSVLAAGLSRQAGEALEPLEGTAL